A region of the bacterium genome:
AGAATCATCCGCATGCATTCGTTGTAGTATTCGATGCTGCAGCTCCCGTATCTTGTCTGGTTCTGTGGTTTGGAAACATAATCTCCCCGGCGGACATGAACGCTGACAGAGTTGCAACCAATGATCTCATTATGAAGTTCCCGGGTCTTTTTTGAAATAGACTTTAATGTGTATGTTTCAGCGATAATGTCTGCTACATCCGTAAAATATTTTTCGGAATGGAAGTGACCTTTCAAATAGACATTATCCTTTATTTCCAGCACCAGTGGGTCGAATGTATATTGTTTTTCAGGGTAAAACGCCGGAGGCATGAACTTGACACCTATCCTGTGACGGATGGGCAGTAGCAACCAGGTTGAGATACTACTTCGCTGGATCCTTCTTATCTCTTCTTCGGTAGCAGGCTCTTCAGAGATATCAAAAACATCCAATTGGAATTTTCTGTAAGAATCTCCTTTC
Encoded here:
- a CDS encoding alpha-1,2-fucosyltransferase, whose translation is MGNQMFQYATGKRLSLTSGAELKLDVRRLKGDSYRKFQLDVFDISEEPATEEEIRRIQRSSISTWLLLPIRHRIGVKFMPPAFYPEKQYTFDPLVLEIKDNVYLKGHFHSEKYFTDVADIIAETYTLKSISKKTRELHNEIIGCNSVSVHVRRGDYVSKPQNQTRYGSCSIEYYNECMRMILSTGSAPKFYVFSDEPDWVRNNMSFPESTIIVTREGLGCDAEELF